The proteins below are encoded in one region of Caballeronia sp. SL2Y3:
- a CDS encoding alpha/beta fold hydrolase yields the protein MLTFELHAETPTLDIAYADAGPADGPPVILLHGWPDAARAWSNVAARLNAAGYRTIVPELRGAGGTRFLRAGTIRDGSGVALAQDAVDLADALGIARFDVVGHDWGARAAYTLAALFPDRVRRMAAIALAFQPRGKFTLPRDFAQARRFWYQWFMSLDDAPDVIAADPKGFARIQWDTWSPPGWFDEAEFAATARAFDNPDWVPITLNAYRRRWRSDQPSDPALEPLYERLATIERIGVPAVMIQGGSDFCDDVSMSEGQEGCFTAGYRRVVIDGAGHFPPREAPDAVADALIAHLR from the coding sequence ATGCTGACCTTCGAACTGCACGCAGAGACGCCGACGCTCGATATCGCCTACGCCGACGCCGGCCCCGCCGATGGACCGCCCGTCATCCTGCTGCACGGCTGGCCGGACGCCGCGCGCGCCTGGTCGAACGTCGCGGCGCGGCTCAACGCGGCGGGCTACCGCACCATCGTTCCCGAATTGCGCGGCGCGGGCGGCACGCGCTTCCTGCGCGCGGGCACCATCCGCGATGGCTCCGGCGTCGCGCTGGCGCAAGACGCCGTCGATCTGGCGGATGCGCTCGGCATCGCCCGTTTCGACGTGGTCGGTCACGACTGGGGCGCGCGCGCCGCCTACACGCTCGCCGCGCTGTTCCCTGACCGCGTGAGGCGCATGGCCGCCATCGCGCTGGCGTTTCAGCCGCGCGGCAAGTTCACGTTGCCGCGCGATTTCGCGCAGGCGCGGCGCTTCTGGTACCAGTGGTTCATGTCGCTCGATGACGCGCCGGACGTGATCGCCGCCGATCCGAAGGGCTTTGCGCGCATCCAATGGGATACATGGTCGCCGCCCGGCTGGTTCGACGAAGCGGAGTTCGCCGCCACCGCGCGCGCGTTCGACAACCCGGACTGGGTGCCGATCACGCTGAACGCGTATCGCCGCCGCTGGCGCAGCGATCAGCCGTCGGACCCGGCGCTCGAACCGTTGTACGAGCGGCTTGCGACCATCGAGCGCATTGGCGTGCCGGCGGTGATGATCCAGGGCGGCTCGGATTTCTGCGATGACGTCTCGATGTCCGAAGGACAGGAAGGCTGCTTCACGGCGGGCTATCGGCGCGTCGTGATCGACGGCGCGGGGCATTTTCCGCCGCGCGAAGCGCCCGACGCCGTCGCCGATGCGCTCATCGCCCACTTGCGCTGA
- a CDS encoding glycoside hydrolase family 28 protein, producing MKQRPTAPASARRRSLLKFAGASASAPLIGGLGSLSVLAGCGGGNHDSSAPTTPEDPIWGPSGSATQIINALKNVSTSMVPSRQFLVTDYGAKPCTVIAATSPYTDPSKSPLSTGADQTQAPGSFDSRPAFLAAIAACSAAGGGRVVVPAGNWYCAGPIILQSNVDFHLSANCEIFFSPNPADYAKDGPIDCGANGKLYYSRWQANDCLNYGPPVYARNQTNIAITGEGDTSVLNGQAMTPFAGSGNTSTCWWTWKGNSGAYGYAGSSTPSQAFANPNNVDLKTAAPGISDALYAKLTDPATPWQQDQNYLPALSEAGVAIEKRIFGIGHYLRPSMVEFIGCTNVLMQGYRTINTPFWQHHPTDCKNVVITGVTVDSIGPNNDGFDPDACDMVLCDSVTFNTGDDCIAIKSGKDLDTQYGPAQNHVIQNCTMNSGHGGITLGSEMGGGVQNIYARNLQMLNKFWATNSLNIAIRVKTNMNRGGFVKNFYVDNVTLPNGVSLTPSGYGSSLLAGSPINATVPLGVVTASAANPPAAQGGIITFDCDYQPSKDAIRTRPALVQNVNISNVKASNVTLNGVTGSCFQAIVAQGPVAFDYNGPAPRPAIPAIAGVTITNCDFGTPVAAGPATATTPGPIYAYNVHDIVLNNTVIAGKTLNQTITDAR from the coding sequence ATGAAACAGCGCCCCACCGCCCCCGCTTCTGCCCGCCGCCGCTCGCTGCTGAAATTCGCCGGCGCGTCGGCGAGCGCGCCGCTCATCGGCGGCCTCGGCAGTCTGAGCGTGCTCGCCGGCTGCGGAGGCGGCAACCACGATTCGAGCGCCCCGACCACGCCCGAGGACCCGATCTGGGGCCCGTCCGGTTCCGCGACGCAGATCATCAACGCGCTGAAGAACGTGTCCACGTCGATGGTGCCGAGCCGCCAGTTCCTCGTCACCGATTACGGCGCAAAGCCGTGTACCGTGATCGCCGCAACGAGCCCGTACACCGATCCGTCGAAGTCGCCGCTCAGCACCGGCGCGGACCAGACGCAGGCGCCCGGCTCCTTCGACTCGCGCCCCGCGTTCCTCGCGGCCATCGCGGCGTGCAGCGCGGCGGGCGGCGGACGCGTGGTCGTGCCGGCCGGCAACTGGTATTGCGCGGGGCCGATCATCCTGCAATCCAACGTCGACTTTCACCTGAGCGCGAATTGCGAAATCTTCTTCAGCCCGAATCCGGCGGACTACGCGAAGGACGGCCCGATCGACTGCGGCGCGAACGGCAAGCTCTACTACAGCCGGTGGCAGGCCAACGACTGCCTGAACTACGGCCCGCCCGTCTACGCGCGCAATCAGACGAACATCGCGATCACCGGCGAAGGCGATACATCCGTCCTCAACGGCCAGGCGATGACGCCGTTCGCCGGCAGCGGCAACACGTCGACGTGCTGGTGGACGTGGAAAGGCAATAGCGGCGCCTACGGCTACGCAGGCTCGTCGACGCCCTCGCAGGCGTTCGCGAATCCGAACAACGTCGATCTGAAAACCGCCGCGCCCGGTATTTCCGATGCGCTTTACGCCAAGCTCACCGATCCCGCGACGCCGTGGCAACAGGATCAAAACTATCTGCCCGCGCTGTCGGAAGCGGGCGTGGCGATCGAAAAGCGCATCTTCGGCATCGGACATTATCTGCGGCCGAGCATGGTGGAATTCATCGGGTGTACTAATGTTCTGATGCAAGGCTACCGTACCATCAATACGCCGTTCTGGCAGCATCATCCGACCGATTGCAAGAATGTGGTCATTACCGGCGTGACGGTGGACAGCATCGGGCCCAACAACGACGGCTTCGATCCCGACGCCTGCGACATGGTGTTGTGCGACAGCGTCACGTTCAACACCGGCGACGACTGCATCGCAATCAAGTCGGGTAAGGACCTCGATACACAATACGGTCCCGCGCAGAATCACGTCATCCAGAACTGCACGATGAACAGCGGCCACGGCGGCATCACGCTCGGCAGCGAAATGGGCGGCGGCGTGCAGAACATCTATGCGCGCAACCTTCAGATGCTGAACAAGTTCTGGGCGACGAACTCGCTCAATATCGCGATTCGCGTGAAGACCAACATGAATCGCGGCGGCTTCGTGAAGAACTTCTACGTCGATAACGTGACGCTGCCTAACGGCGTGAGTCTGACGCCGTCGGGTTACGGCAGCAGCCTGCTCGCGGGCAGCCCGATCAACGCGACCGTGCCGCTCGGCGTGGTCACGGCGAGCGCGGCGAATCCGCCGGCGGCGCAAGGCGGCATCATCACGTTCGATTGCGACTATCAGCCGTCGAAGGACGCCATCCGCACGCGGCCGGCGCTGGTGCAGAACGTCAACATCTCGAACGTGAAGGCGAGCAACGTCACGCTGAACGGCGTGACCGGCTCATGCTTTCAGGCGATCGTCGCGCAAGGTCCCGTTGCGTTCGACTACAACGGACCCGCGCCGAGGCCCGCGATTCCCGCCATTGCCGGCGTCACGATCACCAATTGCGATTTCGGCACGCCTGTCGCAGCGGGACCGGCCACGGCGACCACGCCCGGACCGATCTACGCGTACAACGTGCATGACATCGTGCTCAACAATACGGTGATCGCGGGGAAGACGTTGAATCAGACCATCACCGACGCGCGGTAA
- a CDS encoding succinylglutamate desuccinylase/aspartoacylase family protein, with amino-acid sequence MRIERAPLVTTTLGTTRELVSFHFGVPGAHEKVYVQASLHADETPAMLTAWRLKQRLEELEASRRVRGQVVLVPVANPIGLSQHVLGQFIGRFESNSGHNFNRHFPMPPASALVERIRPRLSATDATHNTRLLRAAVREMLGEMTAPNEFEALRLALLRHASDADIVLDLHCSREATMHLYTSPASWPAIEPLARYLGANGVLLATDSGGQSFDEIHALLWNEVRALLGDGTPLGAPNIAATVEHRGQRDVDYEYAERDAEAIVDFLIARGVIEGEARALPPLAQSATPLAGSEQLTAPVSGIVVYRAAIGAMLKAGDAVLDIIDPLTDAVTTVTTKNDGVFYMRRAIRFVYAGAPIGRITGATAFRTGVLIGA; translated from the coding sequence ATGCGGATCGAACGCGCGCCGCTCGTCACGACGACGCTCGGCACCACGCGCGAGCTTGTCAGTTTTCACTTCGGCGTACCCGGTGCGCACGAAAAGGTCTACGTGCAGGCATCGCTTCACGCAGACGAGACGCCCGCCATGCTCACCGCCTGGCGCCTCAAGCAGCGGCTCGAAGAACTCGAAGCGAGCAGGCGCGTGCGCGGCCAAGTCGTGCTCGTGCCGGTGGCCAACCCCATCGGTTTGTCGCAGCATGTGCTGGGTCAGTTCATCGGACGCTTCGAGAGCAACAGCGGGCACAACTTCAACCGCCACTTTCCGATGCCGCCTGCAAGCGCGTTGGTCGAACGCATTCGTCCACGCTTGTCGGCCACGGATGCCACGCACAACACCCGGCTTCTGCGCGCGGCGGTGCGCGAGATGCTCGGCGAAATGACCGCGCCTAACGAATTCGAAGCGTTGCGGCTCGCGCTGCTCAGGCATGCATCCGACGCGGACATCGTGCTCGATCTGCATTGTTCGCGCGAAGCGACGATGCATCTTTATACCAGTCCCGCAAGCTGGCCCGCCATCGAGCCACTTGCCCGCTACCTCGGCGCGAACGGCGTGCTGCTCGCGACCGATTCCGGCGGCCAGTCGTTCGACGAGATTCACGCGTTGCTGTGGAACGAAGTGCGTGCGTTGCTCGGCGACGGCACGCCGCTCGGTGCGCCGAACATCGCCGCGACGGTGGAGCATCGCGGCCAGCGGGACGTGGACTATGAATACGCAGAGCGCGATGCGGAAGCCATCGTCGACTTCCTGATCGCACGCGGTGTAATCGAAGGCGAGGCGCGCGCGCTGCCGCCGCTCGCGCAATCCGCGACGCCCCTCGCAGGCAGCGAGCAGCTGACGGCGCCGGTGAGTGGCATCGTCGTGTACCGCGCGGCAATCGGCGCGATGCTGAAGGCGGGCGATGCAGTCCTCGACATCATCGATCCGCTGACGGATGCCGTGACCACCGTCACCACGAAGAACGATGGCGTCTTCTACATGCGACGCGCCATTCGCTTCGTCTATGCAGGCGCGCCGATCGGGCGAATCACCGGTGCAACGGCGTTCAGAACCGGCGTGCTGATCGGCGCGTGA